In the genome of Lactuca sativa cultivar Salinas chromosome 3, Lsat_Salinas_v11, whole genome shotgun sequence, the window atacaTTTTGGTACACATGATCTTGAAGCGGTCCCACAGAAAcatctccatatatatatatatatatatatatatatatatatatatatatatatatatatatatatatatatatatatatatatatattcaatatttTAGAATTGTTATTTTGCTCcaaattaaattttttaataatCTTCTTAATTTCAAGTCTTAAAAATTTTGGTaagtattaatgatttatttatgtataattgatttgtacaaaaaaatttataacttGTATCTTTTAAATTTCAAGATATGACTAAgatgttttataatatatatatatatatatatatatatatatatatatatatatatatatatatatatatatatatatatatatatatatatatatatatatatatatatataaaatagtgTAATgatttagatttaaaaaaaaaaaaaggaatgtaAATTATGTTAAAACTAATATAAAATGCATATTAAATTGAAACATATAAATAAGATGTAAACAAGTTATCACGAAACCGATCATGACAAGGAACTATCGCCGATCACAAAAAATGAAAGGAAAGAAAATTGTAGTGGTGTGGACACCTCCAGAAGAGGCTACTGACAAAGACAATATGTACAAGGTCATGATTGATTGTAAGAGAAGGAAAGgagaagaaaaaaatgaaaatttagcaTGAGATTAGAAATGAAGGAAAATGACCTCGGTATGTTGATGCTTATTATTAGCGTAAGGTACTAGCCTATATTAATAACCTTTTATACATATCTTATCCGTATTTGTGTTTGTGTTGTTTGTACAATTTGTTTTCTATTGAATTACGTATTGGATTTTTTGTTTTGAGATTTATTTTTTGTTACTACTTTCTGCCGTCTAATATGTCGTATATGCTTTATTACAATATATTTACTGCTTGCATATGCTTACTCATCCCATTGTATGGCCAGTTAACAATTATTTGTACATATATACGTGGAAGGTAATACATGTGAATCAGGCGTTCTATTCCATATGTTTGTCCTCATCTACCTTCCCTTTATATATGGGGTATGCTGTTATTGTTGTTGATGGTTATATAAACTCATATATATTCAGAAACAATAATCGGAGCAACAACACATTTCATAGAATATACATATTCACATCAGTCTCTCCACAAACACACGTACACATACACCACCCAATGGAGAAGATACGCCACAAGATGGTGGCAGTGAATGGAATAAACATGCACGTAGCAGAGCTTGGCACAGGCCCAACCATCCTCTTCATCCATGGCTTCCCGGAGCTCTGGTATACCTGGCGCCACCAGATTCTCTATCTTGCCTCGCATGGCTACCATGCTGTAGCACTTGATCTCCGTGGCTATGGTGACACAACTGGTGCTCCTACCTCCGACCCCACCAAGTTCACCACCCTTCATGTGGTTGGAGACCTGGTGGCGCTCATCAACACCGTGGCTGCCCCAGGCGAAGATAAGGTGTTTGTGGTCGGACATGACTGGGGTGCAATCATTGCCTGGGCTTTGTGCCTTTATCGGCCGGATAAAGTAAAGGCCTTGGTGAATATGAGTGTTGCTTTCCAGCCAAGAGATCCTAATACCAAACCTGTTGAAGCGTATCGAGAGATTTATGGAAACGATTACTATGTCGTTAGATTTCAGGTTCTCTAATTTATAATTCTCTcatcataaatcataaataaatactatCACTGCATGCCACCATGCACTAACAaccattaattaataattaaccaCCACTCGCCATTATATATATGTTCCAGGAAACTGGAGAAATTGAAGGTGAATTTGCGGTATATGGTACAGAGAGAGTATTAAATGCTTTCTTCAATTATCGAAAACCTGCCCCTCTTTTTCTACCCAAGGGTAATGGTTTAGGAATCTCACCTGATGATCCTATAATCGTGCCTTCATGGATGACCAAAGAAGATCTTGAATACTACACCGGAAAGTTTGAGAAAACTGGCTTCACTGGAGGTCTAAACTACTATCGAGCTCTCGACTTGTAAGTCTGATGATGAtttgaactatatatatatagtaaaaatGGAGGATTgagaaattaaaaattaatatttttgatcTACATATATATATGAAGGAACTGGGAATTAACTGGCCCATGGACTGAAGCCAAAGTGAGTG includes:
- the LOC111884109 gene encoding uncharacterized protein LOC111884109; the protein is MLTHPIVWPVNNYLYIYTWKVIHVNQAFYSICLSSSTFPLYMGYAVIVVDGYINSYIFRNNNRSNNTFHRIYIFTSVSPQTHVHIHHPMEKIRHKMVAVNGINMHVAELGTGPTILFIHGFPELWYTWRHQILYLASHGYHAVALDLRGYGDTTGAPTSDPTKFTTLHVVGDLVALINTVAAPGEDKVFVVGHDWGAIIAWALCLYRPDKVKALVNMSVAFQPRDPNTKPVEAYREIYGNDYYVVRFQETGEIEGEFAVYGTERVLNAFFNYRKPAPLFLPKGNGLGISPDDPIIVPSWMTKEDLEYYTGKFEKTGFTGGLNYYRALDLNWELTGPWTEAKVSVPVKFIVGDLDLTYNSVGGKDYIESGEFKKDVPLLEDVIILEGVAHFLHEEKPEEINKHIHQFFEQFSI